Proteins found in one Phocoena sinus isolate mPhoSin1 chromosome 19, mPhoSin1.pri, whole genome shotgun sequence genomic segment:
- the LOC116743478 gene encoding ATP-dependent RNA helicase DDX19A isoform X1, whose product MGFNRPSKIQENALPLMLAEPPQNLIAQSQSGTGKTAAFVLAMLSQVEPANRYPQCLCLSPTYELALQTGKVIEQMGKFYPELKLAYAVRGNKLERGQKISEHIVIGTPGTVLDWCSKLKFIDPKKIKVFVLDEADVMIATQGHQDQSIRIQRMLPRNCQMLLFSATFEDSVWKFAQKVVPEPNIIKLKREEETLDTIKQYYVLCNSRDEKFQALCNIYGAITIAQAMIFCHTRKTASWLAAELSKEGHQVALLSGEMVVEQRAAVIERFREGKEKVLVTTNVCARGIDVEQVSVVINFDLPVDKDGNPDNETYLHRIGRTGRFGKRGLAVNMVDSKHSMNILNRIQEHFNKKIERLDTDDLDEIEKIAN is encoded by the exons ATGGGCTTCAACCGTCCATCGAAGATACAGGAGAACGCATTGCCTTTAATGCTTGCTGAGCC CCCACAGAACTTAATAGCCCAGTCTCAGTCTGGTACTGGTAAAACAGCTGCCTTTGTGTTGGCCATGCTCAGCCAAGTAGAACCTGCAAACAGATACCCCCAG TGTCTGTGCCTCTCCCCAACTTACGAGCTCGCTCTTCAAACGGGAAAAGTGATTGAGCAGATGGGCAAATTTTACCCTGAACTGAAGCTAGCTTATGCTGTTCGTGGCAATAAAT TGGAAAGAGGTCAGAAGATCAGTGAGCACATTGTCATTGGCACCCCTGGGACCGTTCTGGACTGGTGCTCCAAGCTCAAGTTCATTGACCCCAAGAAGATCAAGGTGTTTGTTCTGGATGAGGCTGACGTGATGATAGCTACTCAGGGCCACCAAGATCAGAGCATCCGCATCCAGAG GATGCTTCCCAGGAACTGCCAGATGCTGCTTTTCTCTGCCACCTTCGAAGACTCTGTCTGGAAATTTGCCCAGAAAGTGGTCCCAGAACCAAACATCATCAAACTGAAGCGCGAGGAGGAGACGCTGGACACCATCAAGCAGTATTATGTCCTGTGCAATAGCAGAGATGAGAAGTTCCAGGCTTTGTGTAATATCTACGGGGCCATCACCATTGCTCAAGCCATGATCTTCTGCCAT ACCCGCAAAACAGCTAGTTGGCTGGCAGCAGAGCTCTCAAAAGAAGGCCACCAGGTGGCTCTGCTAAGTGGTGAAATGGTGGTGGAGCAGAGGGCTGCAGTGATTGAGCGCTTCCGAGAGGGCAAAGAGAAGGTTCTGGTCACCACCAACGTGTGTGCCCGCG GTATCGATGTGGAACAGGTGTCTGTCGTCATCAACTTTGACCTTCCCGTGGACAAGGATGGGAACCCGGACAACGAGACCTACCTGCACCGGATCGGGCGCACCGGCCGCTTTGGCAAGAGGGGCTTGGCCGTGAACATGGTGGACAGCAAGCACAGCATGAACATCCTGAACAGAATCCAGGAGCATTTCA ataagaaaatagaaagactGGACACAGATGACTTGGACGAGATTGAGAAAATAGCCAACTGA